Below is a genomic region from Leptospira venezuelensis.
TTGTTACTCTTCAAAATGAGCCAGACGGTTTGCAAAAAATCGCAACACTTTTAGGAAGACAAACTGTTTCCTTGAAAGGTAAATCTCTTTCCGACCTGAAAAAGATCAGCGTTGGCAAAGATGTATTCTCCTTAAGCTCCGACAAAAAGTTCTTACAAGATTTGAGCCTTCCAGGTTTGACCCAAAAGAAAAACATCGGACCATATAGAGAAGGAGAAAAATACGCGATTGTTTCTTTCTCCGGAGTCAAATTGGGAACTCCTGATCCATCTTTCTTAAGAACCAGGGATAATGGTTCCTTACTCACTGCAATACTCATGGAAATTCCGCAATCCCTAGAGGAAAGTATCAAAGTCGAACGAGCATCCGTTAGATCCGTTTCGGAGGAATAATGCAAATCCGCGCCGAGTTAGTAAACCCATTCTTAGAAGCAGCTACAATTGTCTTCCGGGATATATTACAGACCGACCTGATCCGTGGAAAGATCGGTATCAAAGACACTCCTGAAACCACCCTGGAACTTGCGATCATCATCGGAGTTCTGGGAACTTTTAACGGAGAAGTTATCTACGGTTTGAACTACGACGCGGCTTATAAAATTTCAAAGAAGCTGATGCCAGGTATGAGCGATGACGATATCAAGAATGAATATAAAGATATCTTAGGTGAGATCGCAAACATGACTACAGGTAACGCGATGAATATTTTCGCAACTGCAGGTCAATCGATCGAGATCACTGCGCCAAACATCGTGGACGCAAAAAACGAAACAATAAAGATCCCTAAAAAACAAGCTTTAGGGATCAGTCTATTTTCCAAATTCGGAAAATTAGAAGTAAACGTAGCCTTAACTTAAAGATCGCTTTTCGCGAATGATTCCATTTCCATTCTCAAGGGGGAATACACTCCTTGGGATTCGGAAACAGACTTATCTAAATACTTCTTCAAAAAACGTTTCGCCCATTCCCCTTCTCCCGCCTTATAGCTGGATTTAAAAAGTAAATAAGCACCTAATTCCTTTTCTTCTCTTTGTCTTTTGAATTCTCTTGAGGAGATATCTTCCGCATTGGGAAAAGTTTTACCGAAACGATTCCAAAAATCCATAAGATAACTGCGAGCATCAGAATATCTTCCCAGTTTAAAAAGCATATCACCTAATTGTAATAAAGCCCTGGATCGATATTCACCTTCTCCCTCAGTGGCAGTTCTAAGTAGAATGGACTCTGCTTCTGAGTTTTTTCCTTGAGCCCTAAGAGATCTCGCAGTTTCTAACGAAGTTTTCCATCTGGAATCATCCTCTGCAGGAGCTTCCGCATTCGAATCTGGAGCCTTAGAATTGTCTAATTTAGATAGTTCTAATTTTGCTTGAGAACTTGCAGTTCCTTCTGTCGATGCAGCTTTCCCGAATTCTTCTTTGGCTGCATCTTTTTGTCCGTTTCTAAGTCGTAAAAGCCCTCTTTCATAAGCGGCTCTACTCGGGTCCGCTGCGGCTTCCTTTTTCTTGCCGTTCTTTTTATCTTTTCTATCTGCAAGATTTGGAAGTTTAGTTTTCTTTTCTTTGATCGGTTCTGAGGTCTGCGGTTTTACTTCTGTAATTTTTGGTTCTTCGCTAGTTGCTTGTGTATTTTCAGAAACTGATTCTGAACCTGCATCTGATCTCTGTTCTGCAACTACAGAACTTGCATCAATCGGAGGAAGCGGTTCATCCGGAGAAGTTCCCCTGGTGGAAAAACTTCCCTCTGTCGGCTCTGGAATTGGCAAAGGAAAATCCGCCGCCAATTGATCTGCGAAAAGAAGAATACTTAAAATAATTAGAATATATTTCACTTCATTCGCCCCTAGGCTTTTGTTCTTTTCTAGGCGGACGACTTAATCTGGACTCTTCCTTTTCGGAAGGAAGCTCTCTATTAGGTTGTTTAGTACTAGGTTGCAAACGAGGAGAATCGGATTCATTTCCGCTCGGGCTCAGATCCTCTCTAGGTGGTCTTTCATTCTCTGTAGGAAAGAAAACTCTCGAATCCCCATCCTTTATCTTAGAATTGCGGATTGTATCTGACTCTTCCAGCTCAGGTTTAGGAGAAGAAGGATCCATCTTTGGTTTTTCCAAAGAATATCTTTCAATATCCAAGGAAGAACTTCCTGACTCCGAATAAGAAGGATCGCTCCATCTAACATCCTTTCTTTTCCGATTATATTCTCTTTCTATATCTTCTAAAAATAGCGCCTTACGATCCAGTTCCTTTGCCTGGTCCTCTTCTCCCGCTAAAGCCAATCCCTTTTGGAAACTGAACCAGCCTAAAACCATAGCGACTAGAACCGCCAAGCTAAGAGCAGCTGTGCCGATCGTCTTTACCACTTTTGGAGGGAGATTTCCCAAAACCTGGTCGATCGAGACCCTGATATTGGTTAAGATGGAGAATGGATTGAATGCCATAGGTTTACCCTAGGATCATCGGCCGTTTTCACGGTTTTTCAAGGACATAATTTTTGAAAAAAGGAAGGGAAATCCTGACTTGTAGTAACTTCGACAGATCAAGCCCAGTCTGAAAATCAGCAGATTTCGGAGATTTTTCGCCTTCTTCCCATTAAGTCTTTTTACAGGTTTTCGATTGTAAAAAATAGGATGGAACTTACTCTCCAACAACGGCCCCCCAGGATGAGCGACTCAATTCGCAATTATACTGAATCATTATTAAAAGATCTGGAAGAGAACGAAAACGGATTTTTCAAGGTGGAAAATCTGGACGGACTCGCGTACCTCACCATCTTCCCAGCTGGGAGAAAGGGTAAAGAAGTAGAATATCGCGAAATTCTAAAACGTTTGGATGTATTCAAAATTTCAGGAGTTTCAGAAGAAGAAGTCAAACGTATCTTAAAGACCAAAGACTCAGAACCTCATCTAATCGGAAAATGGCCAGGCAAACCGGAAGCCTCTAGTCTGGACCTGAAAATTTCAGACGATAAGATGTCCGTCCACGGAATTCTCCACCCGCCTAAATTCGGTGGAAAATTATTAACTAGGGACGAGATATTATCTAAGTTACAGACCTATGGTATCGTTTTTGGAATTATAGAAGAATCAATTCTCAAACTTTCTCAGGCAGAAGATTATGGAAAAAGGACCTTAGTTGCCCAGGGAGAATTTCCTATTCCAGGAAAAGACGGAGACATCCGCATACTGTTCCAACATCCAGGCACTCCTACTTTAGAAGAAGACGAATTTGGAAGAGTAGATTTTAAGAATATTCAAATCATCCAAAGTGTTAAGAAAAACCAGAAACTTGCGGAAAAAATTTCTCCATCTCCAGGTAAACCTGGCAAAAACGTAAAAGGAGAAGTCCTTCCATTCGAAGAAGGTAAATTAGCAGAATGGAAATTAGGCCCAAATGTTAAAATTTCAGAAGATGGAAATGTAGTTCAATCCTTGATAGATGGCCGACCAATATTAGATCGTTTCGGACTGATCCGAGTTGATGAGGTTTGTTTACTGGAAAATGTAGACTTCTCCACAGGAAACATAAATTTTCCCGGTACAATCATTGTTGAAGAATCTATCGCTGACGGTTTCACTCTCGAAACGGACGGATCCATTATAGTTAAAAAATCTGTAGGTAAAGTTTTTCTAAAAGCAAAAGGAGACATCGTTCTTTCCGGAGGATTTATGGGAAGAAACGGTGGAATGATAGAATCAGGTGCAGATATCTATGCAAAATTTATAGAACAGGGAAAGATGATCGCTAAAAATTCTATCTTCATAGAAGAAGCTGCGATGCACTCTGAACTGATTGCAGGGGAATCCGTTGTAGTTAGAGGTGGAAGAGGAGAAATCATCGGAGGACAATGTGTTGCGGGGAAAATGATTACCTGCACGAAACTCGGTGCAATCGTTGAGACACGAACCGTGCTCAGCTGCGGAATGCCTCCTGAACTTCTTTCAGAATTAGAGGATCTAAAATCAGAGATCCGTAAAAACCAGGATATATTAAAAAAAGTAGATATTAGTATCCAAAAACTAAGCGACGATTCCCAAAGAAGAAGTTTAAGCCCCGAAGAAAAAGATAGTCTTCCAAAATTACAGGCAATCCGTCAGAAATATAGTTCTATCTTAGAGAATTTATTTGCTCAGGAACAATCTGCGATCCTATCCTTCGATCCTGATAAAAATTCATTTATAGAAGTAGAAAGAGAGATTTTCCCAGGAGTGGAAGCTAACCTAGGAAGGAACAAAAAGTTCAGTGTAAAATTGAAAGAAATCCCAGGTCCTTCTTTCCTATACTTAGGAGGAGATGGTCAAATCGCTCATTCTAAGGTAAAACCTAAACGATTGGGGCTTTTACAGGAAGAATCTCCAGAATCAGATTCTTCCGCAGATTAATTCCCTTCCGGAAATAATTCCCTGCAAGACGGGATCCCGCCAGCTTGCTCCATATCTGAACAAGGAGTTTTAAGAAGATCGTCCATACAACGTTTTACTTTCCCTATCTGTTGGTCGGTGACCTTTTCGTAATCATCCGGAAGAATGGATTGATTACTTTGCTCGGCCATACATTGATCCAGCGAAGAAAATCCTGACTTGGCCGCATTCTGCTCTCCGGAAGGAAGTGTCTCCAAATATTGAGCAGAACATTCTAAATTTTTTTTACACAACTCTTTAA
It encodes:
- a CDS encoding chemotaxis protein CheX, translated to MQIRAELVNPFLEAATIVFRDILQTDLIRGKIGIKDTPETTLELAIIIGVLGTFNGEVIYGLNYDAAYKISKKLMPGMSDDDIKNEYKDILGEIANMTTGNAMNIFATAGQSIEITAPNIVDAKNETIKIPKKQALGISLFSKFGKLEVNVALT
- a CDS encoding tetratricopeptide repeat protein; translation: MKYILIILSILLFADQLAADFPLPIPEPTEGSFSTRGTSPDEPLPPIDASSVVAEQRSDAGSESVSENTQATSEEPKITEVKPQTSEPIKEKKTKLPNLADRKDKKNGKKKEAAADPSRAAYERGLLRLRNGQKDAAKEEFGKAASTEGTASSQAKLELSKLDNSKAPDSNAEAPAEDDSRWKTSLETARSLRAQGKNSEAESILLRTATEGEGEYRSRALLQLGDMLFKLGRYSDARSYLMDFWNRFGKTFPNAEDISSREFKRQREEKELGAYLLFKSSYKAGEGEWAKRFLKKYLDKSVSESQGVYSPLRMEMESFAKSDL
- a CDS encoding LIC_11485 family protein produces the protein MAFNPFSILTNIRVSIDQVLGNLPPKVVKTIGTAALSLAVLVAMVLGWFSFQKGLALAGEEDQAKELDRKALFLEDIEREYNRKRKDVRWSDPSYSESGSSSLDIERYSLEKPKMDPSSPKPELEESDTIRNSKIKDGDSRVFFPTENERPPREDLSPSGNESDSPRLQPSTKQPNRELPSEKEESRLSRPPRKEQKPRGE
- a CDS encoding DUF342 domain-containing protein; amino-acid sequence: MSDSIRNYTESLLKDLEENENGFFKVENLDGLAYLTIFPAGRKGKEVEYREILKRLDVFKISGVSEEEVKRILKTKDSEPHLIGKWPGKPEASSLDLKISDDKMSVHGILHPPKFGGKLLTRDEILSKLQTYGIVFGIIEESILKLSQAEDYGKRTLVAQGEFPIPGKDGDIRILFQHPGTPTLEEDEFGRVDFKNIQIIQSVKKNQKLAEKISPSPGKPGKNVKGEVLPFEEGKLAEWKLGPNVKISEDGNVVQSLIDGRPILDRFGLIRVDEVCLLENVDFSTGNINFPGTIIVEESIADGFTLETDGSIIVKKSVGKVFLKAKGDIVLSGGFMGRNGGMIESGADIYAKFIEQGKMIAKNSIFIEEAAMHSELIAGESVVVRGGRGEIIGGQCVAGKMITCTKLGAIVETRTVLSCGMPPELLSELEDLKSEIRKNQDILKKVDISIQKLSDDSQRRSLSPEEKDSLPKLQAIRQKYSSILENLFAQEQSAILSFDPDKNSFIEVEREIFPGVEANLGRNKKFSVKLKEIPGPSFLYLGGDGQIAHSKVKPKRLGLLQEESPESDSSAD
- a CDS encoding LA_2478/LA_2722/LA_4182 family protein, which codes for MLSITQMKFISIIVFSLLILSCRKGPSLSKKEVKQLSQNYIKELCKKNLECSAQYLETLPSGEQNAAKSGFSSLDQCMAEQSNQSILPDDYEKVTDQQIGKVKRCMDDLLKTPCSDMEQAGGIPSCRELFPEGN